The genomic region tcacaccagtgtactctagcctgggcaaccgaaaaaaaaaaaaaaaaaaagactcttcaGTTTAAATTATATGATGAAGGGAAGAAATGCTCAACTTTACTTTTTACTTTCCATGATTTTTCTCACACCATGTTAACAAAtgatttgtcatttttaaatttccttaataACTTCTCcaagtttttaacaaaaagaaaataagctagCAGGCCAGTATGCATACTAAGATAAATTGTGAAGAATAAAAACTAGAACTGTTTAGTTTTTGCTGGTttaaacataaatacataaaagcaaCTGTCACATGTCcgcaattttccttttaaaatattactgaaaacaccaaatagaaaaataaaaaaaaacccttgtgTTATTGTTAATATATAGTTAGTTAATATTGTAAAGTATATAGCAAATAGAAGGACATAATAAACAACCACAGAGGATCACTTTATAGTTCCTAAAAGACAGTACCCAAACGGCTGTACAGTTTTAAGTCTACCAATCCCAAATGAGACAGTCCTAGTTCAGAAAGATAATATACTAACTAAATCAGGTGCCCCtagcacttttcttttttagagacagggtctcgctatgttgcccaggctggcctcaagtgatccttccacctccgccaccagagcagctgggactacaggtgcctgaaGCTGTACCTGGCTTAGGATTTCTATTTAATAGAAAAGCACAGCGCAAAAGTGGGTCTGACATTATTCGCAATTAAAATAATCCCActttggcctggcacggtggctcacgcctgtaatcccagcactttgggaggccaatgcaggcagattacctgaggtcaggagttcaagaccagcctggccaacatggtgaaaccccatctctactaaaaatacaaaaattagcgagttcagtggcgcgtgcctgtaatctcagctactcgggaggctgaggcaggagaattgcttgaacccgggaagaagaggttgtggtgagcggagatcgcgccactgcactccagcctggacaacagagcaatacttcatctcaaaaaaaaataataataataaaataaaataatcccacTTTAAGTTCTACAATACTAAACAATAAGCACACCCGTGAATTCCATCAATGTTTGAGTCAACAACATAatctaataaataaaacagtccaaaaggggggtggggaggaattCAAACCACAGGTGGAGGTTTTCTATCCTTAACTAGACTGTTTTGTCATCATCAATATTTAAtaacgaaaaaaaaaaacaaaaaaccagaactTGAACACAAACTCCAACCCATCCACTGATATGAAAATAGTGTGATGCTCTATCTTAatacttaaagtagtttttctcaCCTGAAATTCACACTGctttatgttctctttttttgtccTATAAGCCAAGCCAGAAATACTTACTTTGGCCTTTCACAGATTTGTTCTAAGTCTTAGCCAAGACTATTCCAATTCAAAAGTATTCAGTTTAGGTTAATTTCTAATTCCATATATGTACAAACTATTTAAACTATCTCAgttaatttaaattcaaaaacatgcccaaaagaaaaccaaattcaaaaCATACCTGCCCTACCTTGCGTGTATAGACTTTAAGGTTGTTCCTCAGTTCAGTCTATATGGCAAGAACATTTTATGTTCTTTGCCATATGCCATACATATATGTGAACATACTTAGTCACAACATGAAACCATATTTACATTGGAGTAACAAATTCAGGAATGAATTAGAACCATAATGTAGTTAGGAATGTAACAGTATAAATGACTTCATATATTCTGGTTTTACTAAGGAAGACAATAGTTTTGAAAAGTTAAATCCCTCACAGCAATATGTGtaagtttcaaaagaaaagaaaaccttaagCTTTTTATCTCAGTGTTTCTCAGTAGAGGCACTGATATCATTTTGAATGGAATTATTTTTCATATCCAAAAAGTCTGCCCCATGCATTGTAGGCCTCAGAACTCAATGTAACAACCATCCCACTCTCCACTTTTGAAATTCAGTGCTTTAATTTCAAATATACTTaacaattcaataaatatataacaattcAACTTACCAGATCTCCACTCTCAGGAACTGcaaaattgagaaaagaaattacaatGAATAAGAAGCTAAGCAATGCTTTTTATAAAACAACCATTAATACTCAAGCTAAAACATTATTTACCTTCAGGAGGggcaaaaaagttaaagaaagagTCATTGGAAACTGTTTTAGTCACAGTACGAACTGTCCCACGTCCCTTGTGTTTCTGCTTCTTCTTAATAGTTTTCAAAGtgacattctttccttttttccaatcTATCTGGCACCTtgcaaaacaaagaagaaaaatctattaCAATTGACAATCTTTCAACTGCTAAACTTTTAGAAGTAAATGTTCTATTTAGATGTCAAATTTTAGAACGGTGAATTGCTTCAAATGTTTTCTATAGcagtataaagagaaaaattttatttctaagcgaatatttaaaataaacatatttacaatTAGCACAAACACATAGTATAATTTAAAGAAGCATTCCTTTGCAAAAATATATGTGAGACAGTCATGGGTCCAAGCAGAATTACAGGAAACTTGATAAGCACTTTTCAGAAAACATATTACCAAAATGTTCAGAGACAGACTATGTACATATGTAACTGAAAATAACCGAGTATACAAATCAAgtataacaaaaacagaaaaaaaattttgttaaggTAGTAACATTAAACTCACCCTGTACAACCCATAATTTCTGGtccatcaaaagaaaagggaTCAGAATCATCTGGTTCTGACCTCATCctgtatgtctttgtcagcacttcatttgtaaaatattcatTGGGTTCAAAGTGAAATTCTAAGACAAAACTCTGGGGAGAGGAAGCATAAAAATCAGTTAAATACCTACCTCATACATTTCAATACTTTAGTAAATAcagcttcatctgtgttttttattaacatatataatattctacatgataattttttttctattctgaaatacaatcttcttctttttgagactgagtcttgcattgttgcccaggccggagtgcaggggcacaatttcagctcactgcaacctttgcctcccagattcaagtgattctggtgccccAGCCTGCCAATTATCtggcattataggtgtgtgccaccacacccagtcaatttttgtatttttagtacagacagcgtttcaccatgttggacaggctggtattgaactccagacctcaagtgatccacccacctcggcctcccaaagtgctgggattacaggtgtgagccaccgcacccagccatgaaaTATTTAAGAATGCAACAGACTGTCAGATGAGCCCCAAATTATGTTAAAATCAAAAAATTACGTTAAAATCATAATGAGGTACAAATTGAACTGAATAAAACTTAGTTTCAATTTACAACTATTAAATAATTAACATGTTTACACAACAGGCTAGGCATACCTGAATAAAGTGACCATGTTGTCTCCCTTACTCCCCAATTACCGGAGGAATCGGGCTTTTAAATAGTAGACTAAACGTGAACTTGACACAGAAAAAGCCCAACTTTAAGCATCTACAGCCTATATTCTTAGTAGTTTTGCCCTTAGTTGACATTAATTCTGGTGGTTTGGTGGACAGCTTGTTGGCTGATCTTTCCTTATTAGGGAGTGGGCGTCCTCTAACATCAGTTTTGTGTAATTCCCAAGCTCATGCCTTTTAATGCAGAAAAAGTACTTATTCATGTTCCCTTGGCATTATTTTTATCCACTTATCCAGGAACAAGGATTGTCTGTGTTTCAAACACAGTTTATGttcagaaggaggaaaaggaataaaTACTGCCTCACAATTAGCAGCATCCAAATATTTATTCACTGTAACAAAGAGCACCAACCTTACCCTTgaatgttatctttttaaaagcttCTATTTATCTACCTGTAAGCATgttacaaaattataaatatttcaaagttcTTTTACCATAGGCTGGCCAGCATCTGAGAACTTCACTTTAATATCCTTCAAGTGCTTCAGAATAGGTTCATCGTGttccttcaaattaaaaaaataataaaaatgaataacatgGCATTCGAGGACTGTGTTCTGTTACTACACAAACACCAGCTGACTGagacataatatattttaaagtagttttgtaTAGCAATTATGAACCTTAAGACTTAAACTCTCCAGGTTATGGCTCATACTAAAGCTAATTTATACTGTAGTTCTACTGCCACTGGTAGAGAAAAAGTGTCCAAATAGACAACTAAATCATTATATAGgatgaaaaattcaaaatcaagTCTAAATAAGGCAtatctactttaaaaatgtttcctgatTGTAATTGCTGCCTTTTCCAGCTGCTTGTCCCCTTCCTCCTGGTCGTTCCTGTTCTACTTTGCTAAAGTAGAATTGTAATAAGCGGTAATTGTGTGaagatcatttctttttctccatgtaACTTCCAACAATGACAAGACAGGGCAACATGTACTACCACAATGTAGACGGTAGGGGCTCACTCAAGAAATGCTTGAGGCAGTTTCCCAAAGGTGACAAGAGTTATGGTTTGCCAGAAAATGTAACCATTGTGAACGAGTTTAACATCTTTATggtattcttttaaaatgcaaatttctccTGGAAGAGTTAAGGGAATTGCATAATTGCAGCTATAAGATTAACTTTCCCATCATACTTCCATACTAAGTATGTAAAGACAAAAGGCACAGGGTTATGAGAAAACACCAGTTGATAATGAGCAATTATCAATGGGACCATTTCATTATCtcgttttttaaaataaactgtaatTTATTTGATTACATTAATCAAAGCTGTAATTTCCCTTCTACAGATATTAGCTATTTCAAAAGTAAGCAATCATTCTAGAAAGATCAACACTGAAGAGAACAGTGATCACAGCCATTTAAACTTCAAAGGTTTACCCTTCGAAGTAAACTGGTACGTTTATGAATAAAATTACCTGAACCATATCACTGAGcaagtcaacattcttaaaaacagTTAACCAAAATTCAGGAATTCCTTTGgggtcttctttttcttcatcctttttcTCATCTTCAATCTTCGCCTTTTCTTTCAATTCCTCCTTGATTAAGTGACAGCAAACATTATTTAATACATAGATTAGACCTCATGATAAAGTAGCAAAGGtataaaaaccaaaaagcagTCACCAGATATTACCTTCAAAGTTCTAGTCTATCTGTGTAAACACCGCCGTTACCCATAACAAACCTTAATCCCATCAAAATTACTGCTACCACACCCCTCCAAAGAGAACCACTAAGGTGACCAAGATGTGTAGGAAAAAccattttagtaaaaaaaaaaaaaaaaaaaaaaaaaatttaaaaactaattaaaaatgaagacttaagcataataaacaagaaaagcaaCAGAAATACTAACTTGGTCCAATGCCTCACCCCATGGTGTTCTTAATCAAAACATTATATTCTCTTTACCAAACAACATAAAATAGCAATGCTAAAGAGGCAGATCACTTAACACAGCACTGAATGTGTGTCACAGCTCTGCCATTATTCATTGTGGGCAAGTCACTTAGAAGCCTCCATGTCTTCACTTGAAAATGGCAACAATCCTCAGCCTATCatgaagttcaaaaaaaaaaaagtatatgatgAATCTACAAACTAAAAACtgtaagccaggcgcagtggctcacgcttgtaatcccagcgctttgggaagtgaggtgggcggatcacttaaggtcaggagttggagaccagcctggccaacatggcgaaaccccatctctactaaaagcacaaaaaattactcaggcatggtggcgcgtgcctgttatccagttactgggaggaggaggcagaagaattgcttgaacccaggaggtggaggttgcaatgagccgagactgtactccagcctgggcaacagagactcaaaaaaactataaaaataggctgggcacagtggctcaatggTTCAAGCCCATAaacccaacagtttgggaggctgaggtgcaaagaccgcttgaagccaggagtccaagaccagcctaagcaagaagactctgcctctacaaaaaaatgtagattaagctgggcatggtagcttcagatagtcctagcaacttgggaggctgaggtgggagaatagcttgggcccaggaatgagctgcagtgagccaagatcatgccagtgcactccagcctgggcaacacagcaagtccctatctcttaaacaaaaaaactataaaatgtaagGAAATAATGACTTTTTGAGTACAGATGGTGGTGCCAGGTTGAATAACAGCTCATCTGCATTATCATtcttacaaaaaggaaaaatattccctAGGTATAAAAATACAACTGATGCTCTAGGGAGGCCCTGGCCGGGGAAACGAGTTGCATTTGTCGGTTCAGCTGTCAATAGTGGAGGGAGCGGAGCTGGCGGGGCCTATGCAACTGCCTGGGTTTGTGAAATGGCTGCTGACATTTCTGATTCCAGCGGGGCTGACTGCAAAGGAGACCCAAGGAACAGAGCCAAGTTAGATGCTGATTACCCACTTTGAGTCCTTTATTGTGGAGTCTGTTCATTACCAATAGAGTACTGTGAATATACGCCTGACGTTGCTAAATGTAGACAATGATTAGAGAAGAATTTTCCAAATGAATTTGCAAAACTTACTGTGGAAAATTCACCCAAACAAGAAGCTGGAATTTGTCAGGGTCAAGGAACAGcaggggaagaagaggagaagaaaaaacagaagagaggTGGAAGGggtcaaataaaacaaaaaacaaagacggTACCACAAAAGGTTACTATAGCCAAAATTCCCagagcaaagaagaaatatgtgACAAGAGTTGTGGCCTTGTAACTTTTGAAATTGATCTTAAATCACACAAAGATTTTTTGCTCAAAAATTCTCCTGTGGTGCCTCAGTAACAGAGGAGGATGAGATTATCATTCAAGGAGACTTTACAGATGACATAATTAAGGTCACTCAGGAAAAATAGCCAGAAGTAGATGACAGCATCGAAGATCTTGGAGAAGTGAATTTGAAAATCTGTCCGTAGTTAATGGCCTGAACTGACAGTTGATATGGCCAAAGGGAGAGAggccttcatatatatatattctacagtAAAACTGTAGACTGCCCTCGTTCTTGGTATTTTCCCTGTTCTGTACAAGggtgcttattttttttattgccaAAGTCAAATAAACAGGAGAGACTGTCACGCTCATACATGAATAGAATTtagtcaaataaaaaattttggttatttggtacttttttttttgagacggagtctcacactgtcacctgggctggaatgcagtggcgtgatctcggctcactgcaacctcagcttcccgagttcaagagattctcctgcctcagcctcccgagtaggtgggattagaggcgcccgcCTCCACGCTCagctaatattttctatttttagtagagacgggatttcaccatgttggccaagctggtctcgaactcctgacctagtgattggcccacctcggcctcccaaagtgctgggattacaggc from Pongo pygmaeus isolate AG05252 chromosome 10, NHGRI_mPonPyg2-v2.0_pri, whole genome shotgun sequence harbors:
- the NAP1L1 gene encoding nucleosome assembly protein 1-like 1 isoform X2 yields the protein MADIDNLPRVVKRRVNALKNLQVKCAQIEAKFYEEVHDLERKYAVLYQPLFDKRFEIINAIYEPTEEECEWKPDEEDEISEELKEKAKIEDEKKDEEKEDPKGIPEFWLTVFKNVDLLSDMVQEHDEPILKHLKDIKVKFSDAGQPMSFVLEFHFEPNEYFTNEVLTKTYRMRSEPDDSDPFSFDGPEIMGCTGCQIDWKKGKNVTLKTIKKKQKHKGRGTVRTVTKTVSNDSFFNFFAPPEVPESGDLDDDAEAILAADFEIGHFLRERIIPRSVLYFTGEAIEDDDDDYDEEGEEADEEGEEEGDEENDPDYDPKKDQNPAECKQQ